CTCAAGCGCGAGCGCATCCGCCTCAAGGGCGACGTGCCAAGCCCGATGAAGCCGCCGTCAGGCTGCCACTTCCACACCCGCTGCCCGATCGCCCAGCCGCGCTGCGCCGAAAGCGCGCCCGAGCTGAAGGAAGGAGCGAGCGGTCACTTCGTGGCGTGCCATCTGGCGTAGTGCGATGAACCCGCAGGGTGGCCACAGCGCTTGCGCGCCTTTGCCCACACTGCGCATATTCATCCATGATGCAGGCCATATTCCGAAAGGGCGTGCCTGAACGCCTCGATCGACGTGTGGTGATGCGCGAACAGGCCTGCCTCGCGAGCGCCGGCAACATTGGCCATGAGATCGTCAATGAACAGCGCGCTCTGCGGCATCACGTTGAGCTCGGACAGGCAGCGGCGATAGCAGCGCGGGTCCGGCTTCGCCGTCTTGAACTGGGCCGAGGCATAGATTCTCGAGCCGAACAGCGGACGCAAGTCCGGCAGCAGCGTGTCGACATGGTCGGCGACCAGCGTGGTGTTGTTGGTCAGGACGGCAATGTCGACGGTCTCGCGCAGGCGACGGACAATCTCCAGCATCGCGGAATTCGCCTGCATCGAACGGCGCCGCGCCTCCACCCACTCCTCGAGCGACAGCGGATAGCCCATGCGTTCGCCGAAGCCTCGAAGATAAGCCGCAGCATCGAGCGTGCCGGAATCGCCGAGCGCCTCGAAGCCGCTCTCCCAGATCGCCTCGTGGATGAACGCGCTGGTCGTCCCCGCCAGCTTTGCCAGGCAGGCGACGCGCTTCGCCCTGTCGTAGTCGCAGAGCACGTTGTCCATGTCGAACAGGACGAGCTTGATGGCCTCAGTCACGGCAACACTCTCAAATCGGCCGAACATCCGGCCGTGACTGCAGTCATATCGCGCCGAAACGCGGCCGACAAATCAGCGTGGCTATGATGGTCGGCGATGGCCAAGCTGGTGCAGCAGCGTATCGATGGCCGGCACCGCACAGGTCTCGCGCAGCCATTTTTCGGCCTGGTCTCTCAGCTCACCCGGGGACGCCGAGCCGTTCGGCCCGAAGTCGAACCGCTCGTAGAACTTCATGAAATAGGCGACGTCGATCGTGAGCAGGGCGACGCCGGCGAAGCTGCCGTCGGGATGGTCGATCCGGCGTGAGGCCGTGACGATCCATTGGCCGCCGGCGCGGCTCTTGATCGGCCGCCCCATCAGCGTGCCCTTGTCCGCGGAGTCGCGGTGCTGCCGGAAATAGTCGCGATCGCTGTTGTTGAACCTGGAGAGATCGACATGCTCGGTCGTGGCGAGCCAGCGGCCGGTCTCGTCATAGACGAAGATGCCGCGGATGCGGTCCGATGATTTGCGGGTCGGCAGGTAGGTCTGGAGCTTTGTGATCGTGTCGGGGCCCGTCCCGTCGAGCTCGAGCCGGTGCACCAGCCCGCCCAGGATCGTATCGGCGAGCTCGAAGGTGTCGTCGGCATGCTGGATCAGCGAGTGCGCCAGTTTGGCAACATCGATCTCGGCGTTCCTGAGCTCGGCATCGCGCGCCTCCCATTCGCGCCAGGCGCTCAAGCCGAGGATCGCCGCGCAGATCAGCACGACGAAGCCCGCCGCCCAGAGCGGAAGGCGCGTCTTGCCGAGGTCGCGGCTGGTGACCATCAGGCTTGCTCCAAATCGGCGCAAACCTCTCACCTTGGCCTTAACGGCCTGTTGCAACATCCATGATGATTGTGCGGAGCCGTATTCGACCGGAGACAATCTCCGACATTGCGACAGGTTGTGGTCGAAGGATGTTAACCAAGCCGCCGCGCAATGGCTCCGCTTCCTATTCGCTGCGTCATTCCTCCAGCGTGAAGCCGACGCGCAGCGTTACCTGATAATGGCGCACAGCGTTGTTCTCGATGTGGCCGCGCGTCTGCACCACCTCGAACCATTTCATCTCACGCACGGTCTTGGCGGCGCGGCTGACCGCATTCTTGATCGCATCCTCGATCGAGGTCTCGGACGATCCGACCAGTTCCAGGATCTTGTAGACGTGATCCTTCTCGGCTGTGGGCATGACTGTTCTCCCCTTGTGTGGCGGCGTGACCTGGATGCTTCGACCGCAAGCCCGCCGGCTTTCGCGAGACATGCGGCATCCATTGAACGGATGCCGGCGCTTCGGGTTCCCTCCGGCCGCAGAGTGAGGCCGGCGACGGCCGCCTGCCCTCGGGTTTGGTGAAAGGATGGGGGAATCGGTGCAGGTCTGGTTTTTGTAAGTGCACGAAAATCTGGCTCGCATAAGCGGGCGGCGATCCCGAATTTGCGCGCCGGCAGCATGGCTGCACTTGCCGGTCCGAATGCGGGCGAGTTAATTTCTGCGCCTTTCCTGGCCTGTTCGATGTGTGATGATGATCGACCGTTGGACGAGGGGCGCTCTGGTTGCGATCGGTCTCTGCGCCGTGCCTGCGCCAGGCATCGCGCAGGACGATCTTGATGTCGCGCCGGACAGCCTGACGCTGCAAGTGACGACCGATCCTTCCATGATCGAGTGCCGGCGGCTGGAGACGGTGAATCCGGCCTCGCTCGCGTTCCTGCCGCTGCGCCGGACCTTCAACGACGATTTCGACGAGCATCCGCTCGCGACCGGGCGCTGGGTGCCGCATTACGCCGGCGGTGCGGCGTGGCCTGAGGCACGCTATTGGGGCGGCGACGGCTCCGACTTCAAGCGCAAGACCAGCGCCAATGGCGAGCAGCAGATCTATGTCGATCCGCGCTACGCGGGGCGCGCCGCAACGCCGCTCGGGCTCGATCCGTTCAAGGTCAAGGACGGCGTGCTGTCGATCGTCGCGCGCCGCACGCCGCCGGAATTGAAGCCGGTGCTGTTCAACAACGAGTACATCTCGGGGATCCTCACCACGCAAGGCACGTTCGCGCAGAAGCACGGTTATTTCGAGATCCGCGCCAAGCTGCCGGTTGGCCATGCGGTGTGGCCGGCGTTCTGGATGCTGGCGGACGACGGCGGCTGGCCGCCGGAGGTCGACGTGCTGGAAGGCCGCGGCGAGCGGCCGGGCGATCTCGTCATGACCACGCATTGGCGGATCCCCTCGACCCAGAAGATCCAGTCCTGCGGCTTCGATTTCGCGGTCGGCGATGCCTCCAGCGCGTTTCATAATTACGGCGTGCTGTGGGAGGAAGACCGGCTGATCTATTTCATCGACCGTAGGCCGGTCTCCGACATCAAGGTGCCGATCGGCTTCGACGATCCCATGTGCATGATTGTCAATCTCGCGATCGGATCGAAATTCTTTCTCGGCGTCGGTCCCGTCGATGCGGAATCGCCCCCGAGCGTCACCTTCGAGATCGACCGGGTCTCGGTCTATCAGATCGACATGGCGCAGGCGCGGAGATAGCGATGCTCGCAAAATTCTCGCGGCGCGGTTTTGCAAAGCTCGCCGGCGTCGCCGCGCTTGGCGCAGCGGCGGGTGCCAGGGGCGCGGAGAATGACGCGCCGGCGATGGACCGCCACGCGCCGGCACCGTTCCCGAAGGAGTTTCTGTGGGGCACGGCGACCTCGTCCTACCAGATCGAGGGCGCGGTCAACGAGGATGGCCGCGGCAAGTCGATCTGGGACATCTTCAGCCACACGCCCGGCAAGATCGAGGACGGCTCGACCGGCGACCGCGCCAACGAGCATTATCACCGATACAAGGAGGACGTCGCGCTGATCAAGGCGCTCGGCGTCAAGGCTTACCGTTTCTCGATCGCCTGGCCACGGGTGTTTCCCGAAGGCTCAGGCCAGCCCAATCCCAACGGGCTCGA
This is a stretch of genomic DNA from Bradyrhizobium sp. CB2312. It encodes these proteins:
- a CDS encoding dodecin; protein product: MPTAEKDHVYKILELVGSSETSIEDAIKNAVSRAAKTVREMKWFEVVQTRGHIENNAVRHYQVTLRVGFTLEE
- a CDS encoding glycoside hydrolase family 16 protein, translated to MIDRWTRGALVAIGLCAVPAPGIAQDDLDVAPDSLTLQVTTDPSMIECRRLETVNPASLAFLPLRRTFNDDFDEHPLATGRWVPHYAGGAAWPEARYWGGDGSDFKRKTSANGEQQIYVDPRYAGRAATPLGLDPFKVKDGVLSIVARRTPPELKPVLFNNEYISGILTTQGTFAQKHGYFEIRAKLPVGHAVWPAFWMLADDGGWPPEVDVLEGRGERPGDLVMTTHWRIPSTQKIQSCGFDFAVGDASSAFHNYGVLWEEDRLIYFIDRRPVSDIKVPIGFDDPMCMIVNLAIGSKFFLGVGPVDAESPPSVTFEIDRVSVYQIDMAQARR
- a CDS encoding HAD family phosphatase — protein: MFGRFESVAVTEAIKLVLFDMDNVLCDYDRAKRVACLAKLAGTTSAFIHEAIWESGFEALGDSGTLDAAAYLRGFGERMGYPLSLEEWVEARRRSMQANSAMLEIVRRLRETVDIAVLTNNTTLVADHVDTLLPDLRPLFGSRIYASAQFKTAKPDPRCYRRCLSELNVMPQSALFIDDLMANVAGAREAGLFAHHHTSIEAFRHALSEYGLHHG